From a region of the Bradyrhizobium manausense genome:
- a CDS encoding ABC transporter substrate-binding protein, giving the protein MMKRREFIAGAFGGSVVLSGIARAQPPGQRRIAIVAPSRSIESLRTNSYNRAFLDELARLGFAEGQNLAIERYSGGGDMDRYPELARTVVSTNPEAILTSAGPMTLALRAATQSIPIVTIIGDPVVWGLATSLARPGGNVTGVTVDAGIELHGKRLGLLREIKPEASRVAYLSSSQAWRQPQAAMVREAAQSSKLSLSQVDLGSDLNDAAYDAAFASTDWSRSDMLLVSDEPEHLSHSKRLVDLATRTRLPACYPFHDLVVAGGLMAYYRDLPDAFRQMAAQMAQILSGHNPAEIPFRQPIAFRLSLNTKAAEKIGVTLPQALLISANEVIE; this is encoded by the coding sequence ATGATGAAGCGACGAGAGTTCATCGCAGGCGCTTTCGGCGGTTCGGTTGTGTTGTCTGGTATCGCCAGAGCGCAGCCGCCCGGACAGAGACGGATTGCAATCGTCGCACCTTCCCGCTCGATTGAAAGTCTCAGGACGAACTCTTACAATCGGGCGTTCCTCGATGAACTTGCGCGCCTGGGATTTGCCGAAGGGCAGAACCTTGCCATTGAGCGCTATTCGGGAGGTGGCGATATGGATCGCTATCCTGAGTTGGCCAGAACAGTTGTAAGCACCAATCCAGAGGCAATCCTGACATCAGCCGGTCCTATGACCCTCGCTCTCAGGGCGGCAACACAGAGCATTCCAATAGTCACCATCATAGGTGACCCTGTCGTCTGGGGGCTTGCGACAAGTCTCGCGCGACCGGGAGGGAACGTGACCGGCGTGACCGTTGACGCGGGGATAGAGCTTCATGGAAAGCGTCTTGGACTGCTACGAGAGATAAAGCCTGAGGCTTCGCGAGTGGCCTATCTTTCGTCTTCGCAGGCTTGGAGGCAACCACAGGCCGCCATGGTTCGGGAGGCTGCACAATCGTCCAAACTTTCGCTTTCACAAGTGGACCTCGGAAGCGATCTGAACGATGCGGCCTACGATGCTGCTTTCGCCTCAACCGACTGGTCCAGATCCGACATGCTGCTGGTCTCCGACGAGCCGGAACACTTGTCCCACAGCAAGAGGCTCGTCGATCTGGCCACCCGTACTCGCCTGCCCGCCTGCTATCCCTTTCACGATCTCGTCGTGGCTGGAGGGCTGATGGCTTATTATCGCGATTTGCCTGACGCGTTTCGGCAGATGGCGGCTCAGATGGCGCAGATATTATCCGGCCACAACCCCGCCGAAATTCCGTTCCGGCAACCGATCGCTTTCCGTCTGTCGCTTAACACCAAAGCGGCGGAGAAGATTGGCGTGACGCTGCCGCAGGCGTTGCTCATCAGCGCCAACGAGGTGATCGAATAG
- a CDS encoding TIGR00282 family metallophosphoesterase — protein sequence MRILFVGDVVGRAGRDAIAEYLPGMVKDWSLDFVVVNGENSAGGFGITEAIYQEFLNAGADAVTLGNHSWDQREALVFIERAERLVRPANYPRGTPGRGAALVETKNGKHALVVNALGRVFMTPFDDPFAALERELGACPLGVAADAIVVDFHCEASSEKQGVGFFCDGRASLVVGTHTHVPTADHQILSGGTAYMTDAGMTGDYDSIIGMQKEEPLRRFTSGIPSGRFEPAAGVATLSGVAVETDDATGLALKIAPVRVGGRLEPATPKFWLS from the coding sequence TTGCGCATTCTCTTCGTGGGTGATGTCGTCGGTCGGGCGGGGCGCGATGCCATCGCCGAATATCTGCCCGGCATGGTCAAGGATTGGTCGCTCGATTTCGTCGTCGTCAACGGCGAGAATTCGGCCGGTGGCTTCGGCATCACCGAAGCGATCTACCAGGAGTTTCTCAATGCCGGTGCCGATGCGGTGACGCTTGGCAATCATTCCTGGGACCAGCGCGAAGCCCTTGTCTTCATCGAGCGCGCCGAGCGCCTGGTGCGGCCCGCGAATTATCCGCGCGGCACGCCCGGCCGCGGCGCCGCCCTGGTCGAGACCAAGAACGGCAAGCACGCGCTCGTCGTCAACGCGCTTGGCCGTGTCTTCATGACCCCGTTCGACGATCCCTTTGCCGCGCTCGAGCGCGAACTCGGCGCCTGTCCGCTCGGTGTTGCCGCCGACGCCATCGTCGTCGACTTCCATTGCGAGGCGAGCAGCGAGAAGCAGGGCGTCGGCTTCTTCTGCGACGGCCGCGCCAGCCTCGTCGTCGGCACGCACACCCATGTGCCGACGGCCGATCACCAGATCCTGTCGGGCGGCACCGCCTACATGACCGATGCCGGCATGACCGGCGACTACGACTCCATCATCGGCATGCAGAAGGAAGAGCCGCTGCGCCGGTTCACGTCCGGGATTCCGTCGGGCCGGTTCGAGCCGGCCGCGGGTGTTGCGACGCTGAGCGGTGTCGCAGTCGAGACGGACGACGCGACGGGCCTGGCGCTGAAGATTGCGCCGGTGCGCGTCGGCGGAAGGCTGGAGCCGGCGACGCCGAAGTTCTGGCTGAGCTAG
- a CDS encoding 5-formyltetrahydrofolate cyclo-ligase produces the protein MSNSKSELRAKALAARDALSDKKRTAAATKLAKRGLPFELLPGSIVSGYSPIRSEIDPLPLMKKLAEAGARLALPCVTARGQSLIFRLFHPNDRLMLGPLGIPEPSPAAAEVIPDIMLTPLAAFDRLGHRIGYGAGHYDVTFAHLRKAKNILGIGLAFAAQEIKAVPALAHDVALDYVLTESDVFDFRSSEVAHSLRG, from the coding sequence ATGTCCAATTCAAAATCCGAACTCCGCGCCAAAGCCCTCGCGGCGCGCGACGCGCTGAGCGACAAGAAGCGCACTGCCGCCGCGACGAAACTCGCCAAGCGCGGGCTGCCGTTCGAGCTGCTGCCCGGCAGCATCGTCTCCGGCTATTCGCCGATCCGCAGCGAGATCGATCCGCTGCCGCTGATGAAGAAGCTCGCCGAGGCAGGTGCCAGGCTGGCGCTGCCCTGCGTCACCGCGCGCGGTCAGTCGCTGATCTTCCGCCTCTTCCATCCGAACGACCGCCTGATGCTCGGCCCGCTCGGCATTCCCGAGCCGTCGCCGGCAGCCGCCGAGGTCATCCCCGACATCATGCTGACGCCGCTCGCGGCCTTCGATCGTCTGGGCCATCGCATCGGATATGGTGCGGGGCACTACGACGTCACCTTCGCTCACCTGCGCAAGGCCAAGAACATCCTCGGCATCGGGCTTGCTTTTGCCGCGCAGGAGATCAAGGCGGTTCCGGCATTGGCCCACGACGTGGCGCTGGATTATGTGCTAACGGAATCGGACGTGTTCGATTTCCGGAGTTCTGAAGTTGCGCATTCTCTTCGTGGGTGA
- a CDS encoding cell division protein ZapA yields MSHINVTINARQYRMACEEGQEVRLLKLAESLETRIQSLRGKFGEIGDARLTVMAALTVCDELVDAGNRIRTMEQELTELRDFRNAAVERARITQTAVVNALNSAAERIEKSTQVLNRTVGNGIAIG; encoded by the coding sequence ATGAGCCACATCAACGTCACCATCAATGCCCGCCAGTACCGCATGGCCTGCGAGGAGGGCCAGGAGGTGCGGTTGTTGAAGCTCGCCGAAAGCCTGGAGACGCGGATTCAGTCGCTGCGCGGAAAGTTCGGCGAGATCGGCGATGCACGCCTCACCGTGATGGCGGCACTGACCGTCTGCGACGAGCTGGTCGATGCCGGCAACCGCATCCGCACCATGGAGCAGGAGCTGACCGAGCTTAGGGATTTCCGCAACGCCGCCGTCGAGCGCGCCCGGATCACCCAGACCGCCGTGGTCAACGCACTGAACTCCGCAGCCGAGCGCATCGAGAAGTCGACCCAGGTCCTGAACCGGACCGTCGGCAACGGGATCGCGATCGGCTGA
- a CDS encoding DUF4164 domain-containing protein, with protein sequence MTESSAVEIEIATRRLTAALDSLESAVERRRDADRDENELATRIQALGADRSRLADELDGALVKARKLERTNREISDRLDSAIVTIRSVLDTGEDG encoded by the coding sequence ATGACGGAGTCGTCCGCCGTCGAGATCGAGATTGCGACCCGCAGACTCACGGCGGCACTCGACTCGCTCGAAAGCGCGGTCGAGCGGCGTCGCGATGCCGACCGCGACGAGAATGAGCTTGCGACGCGAATCCAGGCGCTGGGCGCGGATCGCTCGCGTCTTGCCGACGAGCTCGACGGCGCGCTGGTGAAGGCGCGCAAGCTCGAGCGCACCAACCGCGAGATCTCGGATCGGCTGGATTCCGCGATCGTCACGATACGCTCGGTACTTGATACCGGAGAGGACGGATGA
- the tkt gene encoding transketolase, with translation MTQVDHNRMANAIRGLSMDAVEKAKSGHPGLPMGAADMATVLFTQFLKFDAAAVDWPDRDRFVLSAGHGSMLLYSLLYLTGNADMTLDQLKHFRQLGSLTPGHPENFHTKGIETTTGPLGQGISTAVGMALAEKMLAAEFGKKIVDHHTYVLASDGDLMEGVSQEAIAMAGHWKLGKLIVLYDDNGISIDGPTSISDSVDQVKRFKSAGWAAEKIDGHDQAAIAAAITRAQKSNKPTLIACRTTIGFGAPHKAGTAKAHGEALGADELKAAKENLGISQDAFSVPDDVLKAWRAAGSRGAAARREWEGRLGELGSRKRAEFERRLRHERPAALAKNVRAYKKELLEKPMTAATRKSSEAVIEVIAGAMPMEFLAGSADLTGSNNNKAKSATAFSAKTPKGRFIHYGIREHGMCAAMNGIFLHGGFAPNGATFLVFTDYARPAMRLAALMGAGVVYVMTHDSIGLGEDGPTHQPVEHLAALRAIPNMRVFRPCDAIEVAECWELALNRIDGPTVLALTRQNLPQLRTSAPNENPCAAGAYELVAAQGEAKATLFASGSEVEIAVAAQKQLAERGIASRVVSVPSLELLLAQPEAKRAAIIGNAPVKVAIEAAVRWGWDAVIGQDGEFIGMHSFGASAPAKDLFKHFGITAEAAVNAVLKRVS, from the coding sequence ATGACGCAAGTCGATCACAACCGCATGGCCAACGCGATCCGTGGCCTCTCGATGGACGCCGTCGAGAAGGCGAAATCGGGCCACCCCGGCCTGCCGATGGGCGCCGCCGACATGGCCACGGTGCTGTTTACGCAATTCCTGAAGTTCGACGCCGCAGCGGTCGACTGGCCCGACCGCGACCGCTTCGTGCTCTCCGCCGGCCACGGCTCGATGCTGCTCTACTCGCTGCTGTACTTGACCGGCAATGCCGACATGACGCTGGACCAGCTCAAGCATTTCCGCCAGCTCGGCTCGCTGACGCCGGGGCACCCCGAGAACTTCCACACCAAGGGCATCGAGACCACCACCGGCCCGCTCGGCCAGGGCATCTCGACCGCGGTCGGCATGGCGCTCGCCGAGAAGATGCTCGCCGCCGAGTTCGGCAAGAAGATCGTCGATCACCACACCTACGTGCTCGCCTCCGACGGCGACCTGATGGAAGGCGTGTCGCAGGAAGCGATCGCGATGGCCGGCCACTGGAAGCTCGGCAAGCTGATCGTGCTCTACGACGACAACGGCATCTCGATCGACGGCCCGACCTCGATCTCCGACTCCGTCGACCAGGTGAAGCGCTTCAAGTCGGCCGGTTGGGCCGCCGAGAAGATCGACGGCCACGACCAGGCAGCGATTGCTGCCGCGATCACCCGCGCACAGAAATCCAACAAGCCGACGCTGATCGCCTGCCGCACCACCATCGGCTTCGGCGCGCCGCACAAGGCCGGCACCGCAAAGGCGCACGGCGAAGCGCTCGGCGCCGACGAGCTCAAGGCCGCCAAGGAAAACCTCGGGATCTCGCAGGACGCCTTCTCGGTGCCGGATGACGTGCTGAAGGCCTGGCGCGCTGCCGGTTCGCGCGGCGCCGCGGCCCGCCGGGAATGGGAGGGACGGCTCGGTGAACTCGGCAGCCGCAAGCGCGCCGAGTTCGAACGCCGCCTGCGCCACGAGCGTCCGGCCGCGCTGGCAAAGAACGTGCGCGCGTACAAGAAGGAGCTGCTGGAAAAGCCGATGACAGCGGCGACCCGCAAGTCCTCGGAAGCCGTGATCGAAGTGATTGCCGGCGCGATGCCGATGGAATTCCTCGCAGGCTCCGCCGACCTCACCGGCTCCAACAACAACAAGGCGAAGTCGGCGACCGCGTTCTCGGCGAAGACGCCGAAGGGCCGCTTCATCCATTACGGCATCCGCGAGCACGGCATGTGTGCCGCGATGAACGGCATCTTCCTGCATGGCGGTTTTGCGCCGAACGGCGCGACCTTCCTGGTGTTCACCGACTACGCGCGTCCGGCAATGCGCCTCGCCGCGCTGATGGGCGCCGGTGTCGTCTACGTGATGACGCATGATTCCATCGGCCTCGGCGAAGACGGCCCGACCCATCAGCCGGTCGAGCATCTCGCCGCCCTTCGCGCCATTCCGAACATGCGCGTGTTCCGCCCCTGCGACGCGATCGAGGTCGCCGAGTGCTGGGAGCTTGCGCTGAATCGTATCGACGGTCCGACCGTGCTGGCGCTGACGCGCCAGAACCTGCCGCAACTCCGCACGTCAGCGCCGAACGAGAATCCGTGCGCGGCCGGCGCCTACGAGCTGGTCGCTGCCCAGGGCGAAGCCAAGGCGACGCTGTTCGCGTCCGGCTCTGAAGTCGAGATCGCGGTCGCCGCCCAGAAGCAGCTCGCCGAGCGCGGCATCGCGTCACGGGTGGTCTCCGTGCCCTCGCTCGAGCTTTTGTTAGCGCAACCAGAAGCCAAGCGTGCCGCCATCATCGGCAATGCGCCGGTGAAGGTCGCAATCGAAGCCGCCGTGCGCTGGGGCTGGGATGCCGTGATCGGCCAGGATGGCGAATTCATCGGCATGCATTCGTTCGGCGCCAGCGCGCCGGCGAAGGACCTTTTCAAGCACTTTGGCATTACCGCCGAGGCTGCGGTCAACGCCGTCCTGAAGCGCGTTTCCTGA
- the gap gene encoding type I glyceraldehyde-3-phosphate dehydrogenase codes for MVVRVGINGFGRIGRNVLRAIAESGRKDIEVVGINDLGPVETNAHLLRYDSVHGRFPGTVTVDGDTISLGANKIKVTAERDPSKLPWKDLGVDIALECTGIFTSKDKASAHLTAGAKRVLVSAPADGADATIVYGVNHETLTRDHLVVSNGSCTTNCLAPVAKVLNDLVGIETGFMTTIHAYTGDQPTLDTLHKDLYRGRAAAMSMIPTSTGAAKAIGLVLPELKGKLDGVAIRVPTPNVSVVDLKIVAKRATDAKEINAAMKRASEQQLKGVLGYTNAPNVSIDFNHDPHSSTFHEDQTKVQNGTLVRVMSWYDNEWGFSNRMADTAVAMAKVI; via the coding sequence ATGGTAGTCCGCGTCGGAATTAACGGTTTTGGTCGCATCGGCCGCAACGTCCTGCGAGCTATCGCTGAGTCCGGCCGCAAGGACATCGAGGTCGTCGGAATCAACGATCTCGGCCCGGTCGAGACCAATGCCCATCTCCTGCGCTACGACAGCGTCCATGGCCGCTTCCCCGGCACGGTGACCGTCGATGGCGACACGATCAGCCTCGGAGCCAACAAGATCAAGGTGACCGCCGAGCGCGATCCCTCGAAGCTGCCCTGGAAGGATCTCGGCGTCGACATCGCGCTGGAATGCACCGGCATCTTCACCTCGAAGGACAAGGCCTCCGCGCATCTGACCGCCGGCGCCAAGCGCGTGCTGGTCTCCGCGCCCGCCGACGGCGCCGACGCCACCATCGTCTACGGCGTCAACCACGAGACGCTGACCAGGGATCACCTGGTCGTCTCCAACGGTTCGTGCACGACGAACTGTCTCGCGCCGGTCGCCAAGGTGCTGAACGATCTCGTCGGCATAGAGACCGGCTTCATGACCACGATCCATGCCTACACCGGCGACCAGCCGACGCTCGACACGCTGCACAAGGATCTCTATCGCGGCCGCGCTGCCGCGATGTCGATGATCCCGACCTCGACCGGCGCCGCCAAGGCGATCGGTCTCGTGCTGCCGGAACTGAAGGGCAAGCTCGACGGCGTCGCGATCCGCGTGCCGACCCCGAACGTCTCGGTCGTCGACCTCAAGATCGTCGCCAAGCGCGCCACCGACGCCAAGGAAATCAACGCGGCGATGAAGCGCGCCTCCGAGCAGCAGCTCAAGGGCGTGCTCGGCTACACCAATGCGCCGAACGTCTCGATCGACTTCAATCATGATCCGCACTCCTCGACCTTCCACGAGGACCAGACCAAGGTGCAGAACGGCACGCTGGTGCGGGTGATGTCCTGGTACGACAACGAGTGGGGCTTCTCGAATCGCATGGCCGACACCGCCGTCGCGATGGCGAAGGTGATCTAA
- a CDS encoding phosphoglycerate kinase translates to MTNKFRTLDDVDVKGKRVLLRVDLNVPMDNGRVTDATRLERVAPTITEISDKGGKVILLAHFGRPKGRDTKDSLLPVAEALSKVVKKPVAFADDCIGEPAAKAVAALKDGDILCLENTRFHKEEEKNDPAFVAELAKLGDIWVSDAFSAAHRAHASTEGLGHKLPAYAGRTMQAELDALEKALGSPTKPVIAIIGGAKVSTKIDLLENLVNKVDALVIGGGMANTFLHAQGVGVGKSLAEKDLAPTALRIMEKAEAANCAIILPVDATVAYHFAANAPSHAYGLDAIPADGMILDVGPQSIARIHAAIDDAATLVWNGPLGAFEMQPFDRGTMAAAKHAAERTKTKKLISIAGGGDTVAALNQAHVAGQFTYVSTAGGAFLEWMEGKPLPGVEVLRTR, encoded by the coding sequence ATGACCAACAAATTCCGCACCCTCGATGACGTCGACGTGAAGGGCAAACGCGTGCTGCTGCGCGTCGATCTCAACGTGCCCATGGACAATGGCCGCGTCACGGACGCGACCCGGCTCGAGCGCGTCGCGCCGACCATTACCGAAATCTCCGACAAGGGCGGCAAGGTCATCCTGCTCGCGCATTTCGGCCGGCCGAAGGGACGCGATACCAAGGACTCGCTTCTGCCCGTCGCGGAAGCGCTGTCGAAGGTCGTGAAGAAGCCCGTCGCGTTTGCCGATGACTGCATCGGCGAGCCCGCGGCCAAGGCTGTCGCGGCGTTGAAGGATGGCGACATTCTCTGTCTGGAAAACACCCGTTTCCACAAAGAGGAAGAGAAGAACGATCCCGCATTCGTCGCGGAATTGGCAAAACTCGGCGACATCTGGGTGAGTGATGCGTTCTCCGCGGCGCACCGCGCCCATGCCTCGACCGAAGGCCTCGGCCACAAGCTCCCCGCCTATGCCGGCCGCACCATGCAGGCCGAGCTCGATGCGCTGGAGAAGGCGCTGGGTTCGCCGACCAAGCCGGTCATCGCCATCATCGGCGGCGCAAAAGTCTCGACCAAGATCGACCTGCTCGAAAACCTCGTCAACAAGGTCGATGCGCTGGTGATCGGCGGCGGCATGGCCAACACCTTCCTGCACGCCCAGGGCGTCGGCGTCGGCAAGTCGCTGGCCGAGAAGGATCTCGCGCCGACGGCGCTGCGCATCATGGAGAAGGCGGAAGCCGCCAACTGCGCCATCATCCTGCCGGTCGACGCCACCGTCGCCTATCATTTCGCGGCGAATGCACCCTCGCACGCCTACGGGCTTGATGCGATCCCGGCCGACGGCATGATCCTCGACGTCGGCCCGCAATCGATCGCGCGCATCCATGCGGCGATCGACGATGCCGCGACGCTGGTCTGGAACGGGCCGCTCGGTGCTTTCGAGATGCAGCCGTTCGATCGCGGTACGATGGCGGCCGCCAAGCACGCAGCCGAGCGCACCAAGACCAAAAAGCTGATCTCGATCGCGGGCGGCGGCGACACCGTCGCGGCCCTCAACCAGGCCCATGTGGCCGGTCAGTTTACCTATGTCTCGACCGCCGGCGGCGCATTTCTCGAATGGATGGAAGGCAAGCCCCTGCCCGGCGTCGAAGTTCTGCGTACCAGGTAA
- the fba gene encoding class II fructose-bisphosphate aldolase (catalyzes the reversible aldol condensation of dihydroxyacetonephosphate and glyceraldehyde 3-phosphate in the Calvin cycle, glycolysis, and/or gluconeogenesis) gives MARITLRQLLDHAAENDYGVPAFNINNMEQALAIMDAANQVDAPVIIQASRGARSYANDVMLKHMMDAVTEIYPHIPVCVHLDHGNEAATCMTAIQAGFTSVMMDGSLKADGKTPGDWSYNVGVTKTVTDMAHLGGISVEGELGVLGSLETGMGDKEDGHGAEGKLSHDQLLTNPDEAVKFVQETKVDALAIAMGTSHGAYKFTRKPDGDILAMNVIEEIHRKLPNTHLVMHGSSSVPQDLQDIINAYGGKMKPTWGVPVAEIQRGIKHGVRKINIDTDNRMAMTGQIRKVLKDNPEEFDPRKYLKPAMEAMTKLCKQRLQEFNTAGQAAKFKKILTPADMAKRYAKGELDPKVA, from the coding sequence ATGGCTCGGATCACGTTGCGTCAATTGCTCGACCATGCGGCTGAGAACGATTACGGCGTACCGGCCTTCAACATCAACAACATGGAGCAGGCGCTGGCGATCATGGACGCGGCCAACCAGGTCGACGCGCCCGTCATCATCCAGGCCTCGCGCGGTGCGCGCTCCTATGCCAACGACGTCATGCTCAAGCACATGATGGACGCGGTGACCGAGATCTACCCGCACATTCCGGTCTGCGTGCATCTCGACCACGGCAACGAGGCCGCGACCTGCATGACCGCGATCCAGGCCGGCTTCACCTCGGTGATGATGGACGGTTCGCTCAAGGCCGACGGCAAGACCCCCGGCGACTGGAGCTACAATGTCGGCGTGACCAAGACCGTCACCGACATGGCTCATCTCGGCGGCATCTCGGTCGAGGGCGAGCTCGGCGTGCTCGGCTCGCTGGAGACCGGCATGGGCGACAAGGAAGACGGTCACGGCGCCGAAGGCAAGCTGAGCCACGACCAGCTCCTGACCAATCCGGACGAGGCCGTGAAGTTCGTGCAGGAGACCAAGGTCGACGCGCTCGCCATCGCGATGGGGACGTCGCACGGCGCCTACAAGTTCACCCGCAAGCCCGACGGCGACATCCTCGCCATGAACGTGATCGAGGAAATCCACCGCAAGCTGCCGAACACGCATCTGGTGATGCACGGCTCCTCGTCGGTGCCGCAGGACCTGCAGGACATCATCAACGCCTATGGCGGCAAGATGAAGCCGACCTGGGGCGTGCCCGTCGCCGAGATCCAGCGCGGCATCAAGCACGGCGTGCGCAAGATCAACATCGACACCGACAACCGCATGGCCATGACCGGCCAGATCCGCAAAGTGCTGAAGGACAATCCGGAAGAGTTCGATCCGCGCAAATACCTGAAGCCGGCGATGGAAGCCATGACCAAGCTGTGCAAGCAGCGGCTCCAGGAGTTCAACACCGCAGGGCAAGCCGCCAAGTTCAAGAAGATCCTGACCCCCGCCGACATGGCCAAGCGCTATGCCAAGGGCGAGCTGGACCCGAAGGTCGCGTAA
- a CDS encoding class I fructose-bisphosphate aldolase, translating into MNLTELNKVATAMVAPGKGILAADESSGTIKKRFDAIGVESTEGNRRDYREMLFRSKEAMSQYISGVILYDETIWQDAADGTPLVRLIEQSGAIPGIKVDEGTQALPMCPGETVTVGLDKLAERLKKYYERGARFAKWRAVIDIANGIPSMTAISVNAHALARYAALCQAAQIVPIVEPEVLMDGDHDIDRCYDVTSRVLNKTFQELRVQRVALEGMVLKPNMAISGKKCARQASVEEVADKTIRLLKACVPAAVPGVAFLSGGQSDEEATAHLNAMHRLGPLPWGLTFSYGRALQAAPQKAWSGRPENVAAGQNAFSHRARMNGLASKGEWQSSLEKKAA; encoded by the coding sequence ATGAATCTGACTGAGCTCAACAAGGTTGCGACCGCCATGGTCGCACCCGGCAAGGGCATCCTTGCCGCCGATGAATCCTCCGGCACCATCAAGAAGCGGTTCGACGCGATCGGCGTGGAGTCGACGGAAGGCAACCGCCGCGACTATCGCGAGATGCTGTTCCGCTCGAAGGAGGCCATGAGCCAGTACATCTCCGGCGTGATCCTCTACGACGAGACGATCTGGCAGGACGCCGCGGACGGCACGCCCCTGGTCCGGCTGATCGAGCAGAGCGGCGCCATTCCCGGCATCAAGGTCGACGAGGGTACGCAAGCCCTGCCGATGTGCCCGGGTGAAACCGTCACCGTCGGCCTCGACAAGCTCGCCGAGCGCCTGAAGAAATATTACGAGCGCGGCGCGCGTTTCGCCAAATGGCGTGCGGTGATCGATATCGCAAACGGCATTCCCTCGATGACCGCGATCAGCGTCAATGCCCATGCGCTGGCGCGTTACGCCGCGCTGTGCCAGGCCGCGCAGATCGTGCCGATCGTCGAGCCTGAGGTGCTGATGGATGGCGATCACGACATTGATCGCTGCTATGACGTGACGAGCCGCGTGCTCAACAAGACCTTCCAGGAACTACGCGTGCAGCGCGTCGCGCTCGAAGGCATGGTGCTGAAGCCGAACATGGCGATCTCGGGCAAGAAGTGCGCAAGGCAGGCCTCCGTCGAGGAAGTCGCCGACAAGACCATTCGCCTGCTCAAGGCCTGCGTGCCCGCCGCCGTGCCCGGCGTCGCCTTCCTCTCCGGCGGCCAGTCGGACGAAGAGGCGACCGCGCATCTCAACGCCATGCACAGGCTGGGCCCGCTTCCCTGGGGACTGACCTTCTCCTACGGCCGCGCGCTGCAGGCCGCGCCGCAGAAGGCCTGGTCGGGCAGGCCCGAGAATGTCGCCGCCGGACAGAACGCATTCAGTCACCGCGCCCGCATGAACGGCCTCGCCTCCAAGGGCGAATGGCAAAGCAGCCTGGAAAAGAAGGCAGCCTAG
- a CDS encoding thiamine phosphate synthase → MSNKPPPPRPAPRLYLATPVVDDPASLLAELPALLAAADVAAVLVRLKETDQRTMISRIKALAPVVQKAGAALLVDGHAELVARGGADGAHLPGIAALKEALPSLKPDRIAGVGGLTTRHHSMDAGEIGADYLLFGEPDANGQRPSSQAIAERLDWWAELFEPPCVGFAVSFEEAYDFAASGADFVLVGDLVWADPRGPKAALIEADAAIKKAFTAVAVDQS, encoded by the coding sequence TTGTCGAACAAACCGCCTCCGCCGCGCCCGGCGCCGCGCCTCTATCTCGCGACGCCCGTGGTCGATGATCCCGCCTCGCTCCTTGCCGAACTGCCGGCGCTGCTGGCCGCTGCCGATGTCGCGGCCGTGCTGGTGCGGCTGAAGGAGACTGACCAGCGCACCATGATTTCGCGCATCAAGGCGCTGGCGCCGGTGGTGCAGAAGGCCGGTGCCGCGCTGCTGGTCGACGGGCATGCCGAGCTGGTCGCGCGTGGCGGCGCCGACGGCGCGCACCTCCCCGGCATCGCCGCGCTGAAGGAGGCGCTGCCGTCGCTCAAGCCCGATCGCATCGCCGGCGTCGGCGGGTTGACAACGCGGCACCACTCCATGGATGCGGGCGAGATCGGCGCGGACTATTTGCTGTTCGGCGAGCCGGACGCGAACGGCCAACGGCCGTCATCGCAGGCGATCGCCGAGCGGCTGGACTGGTGGGCCGAGCTGTTCGAGCCGCCCTGTGTCGGCTTCGCCGTTTCGTTCGAGGAGGCCTACGACTTCGCCGCCAGCGGCGCCGATTTCGTGCTGGTCGGCGATCTCGTCTGGGCCGATCCGCGCGGGCCCAAGGCTGCGCTGATCGAAGCCGACGCCGCAATCAAGAAGGCCTTCACGGCTGTTGCCGTGGACCAGAGCTAG